One segment of Panicum virgatum strain AP13 chromosome 1K, P.virgatum_v5, whole genome shotgun sequence DNA contains the following:
- the LOC120707247 gene encoding elongation factor Tu, chloroplastic-like yields MASLASASTSLLFPQASSSSSSRSRAGLSTSLGFPAQPAARLRSRAAAGGQRRGRLLVVRAARGKFERTKPHVNIGTIGHVDHGKTTLTAALTMVLASVGGSAPKKYDEIDAAPEERARGITINTATVEYETETRHYAHVDCPGHADYVKNMITGAAQMDGAILVVSGADGPMPQTKEHILLAKQVGVPKIVVFLNKKDMVDDEELLELVELEVRELLSNYEYDGDEVPIVSGSALKALEALMGNPAVKRGDDPWVDGIFSLVDSVDSYIPVPQRQTDLPFLLAVEDVFSITGRGTVATGRIERGTVKIGDTVDIVGIRETRNCTVTGVEMFQKTMDDAMAGDNVGLLLRGMQKDDIERGMVLAKPGSITPHTKFEAVVYVLKKEEGGRHSPFFPGYRPQFYMRTTDVTGNVTTIMNDKDEEAKMCMPGDRIKMIVQLIQPVACEQGMRFAIREGGKTVGAGVINKIIE; encoded by the coding sequence atggcctccctcgcctcggcctccacctccctcctcttcccgcaggcctcctcctcctcctcctccaggagCCGCGCCGGGCTCTCCACCTCCCTGGGCTTCCCCgcgcagccggcggcgcggctccggagccgggcggcggcgggcgggcagaGGCGCGGGCGCCTGCTGGTGGTGCGCGCGGCGAGGGGCAAGTTCGAGCGCACCAAGCCGCACGTCAACATCGGCACCATCGGCCACGTCGACCACGGCAAGACCACCCTCACCGCCGCGCTCACCATGGTGCTCGCCTccgtcggcggcagcgcgccCAAGAAGTACGACGAGATCGACGCCGCCCCCGAGGAGCGCGCCCGCGGGATCACCATCAACACCGCCACCGTCGAGTACGAGACCGAGACCCGCCACTACGCGCACGTCGACTGCCCCGGCCACGCCGACTACGTCAAGAACATGATCACCGGCGCCGCCCAGATGGACGGCGCCATCCTCGTCGTCTCCGGCGCCGACGGGCCCATGCCCCAGACCAAGGAGCACATCCTCCTCGCCAAGCAGGTCGGCGTCCCCAAGATTGTGGTCTTCCTCAACAAGAAGGACATGGTCGACGACGAGGAGCTGCTCGAGCTCGTCGAGCTCGAGGTCCGTGAGCTGCTCAGCAACTACGAGTACGACGGCGACGAAGTGCCAATCGTCTCCGGCTCTGCCCTCAAGGCGCTCGAGGCCCTCATGGGCAACCCGGCCGTCAAGCGCGGCGACGACCCGTGGGTGGACGGTATCTTCTCCTTGGTTGATTCCGTGGATTCCTACATTCCAGTCCCCCAGAGGCAGACCGACCTCCCCTTCTTGCTCGCTGTTGAGGATGTCTTCTCCATCACTGGCCGTGGTACAGTCGCCACTGGCCGTATCGAGCGTGGCACCGTCAAGATTGGTGACACAGTTGATATTGTCGGAATCCGGGAGACCCGCAACTGCACGGTGACTGGTGTCGAGATGTTCCAGAAGACTATGGATGATGCCATGGCTGGGGACAATGTTGGGCTTCTGCTCCGTGGTATGCAGAAGGACGACATTGAGAGAGGAATGGTGTTGGCTAAGCCTGGTTCTATCACACCGCACACCAAGTTTGAGGCTGTTGTGTATGTGCTTAAGAAGGAGGAGGGTGGCCGGCACTCACCTTTCTTCCCTGGTTACCGCCCGCAGTTCTACATGCGGACAACTGACGTGACAGGGAATGTGACAACAATTATGAATGACAAGGATGAGGAGGCCAAGATGTGCATGCCTGGTGACCGTATCAAGATGATTGTGCAGCTCATCCAGCCCGTTGCTTGTGAGCAGGGAATGAGGTTTGCTATCCGTGAGGGTGGTAAGACTGTCGGCGCCGGTGTCATCAACAAAATCATTGAGTAA